In Streptomyces sp. NBC_01717, one DNA window encodes the following:
- a CDS encoding bifunctional MaoC family dehydratase N-terminal/OB-fold nucleic acid binding domain-containing protein, giving the protein MRYGQGGGSPRDGRGGQGGSDELYERLKAYEGRAAATAGIGKDLVNEPMIRHWCEAVGDTNPAYAGPGAIAPPTMLQAWTMGGLSGHSDRSGAYDELFALLDGAGYTSVVATDCEQEYLRPLRPGDRITFDAVIESVSKRKTTGLGTGYFVTTRMDVRAAGEPAGTHRFRILKYTPAAVRRGAKPGGPPGMKEGGRSLRPRPVINRDNAGFWQGVAEHKLLIQRCGECETLRFPWLPGCNECGCQEWDTVEASGEGTVFSYVVMHHPPFPAFGASDDAGPYAVALIELAEGVRMVSNVVGVPYDKVRTGMPVRLEFLRTDPELELPVFRGSEG; this is encoded by the coding sequence GTGCGATACGGGCAGGGTGGCGGGAGCCCCCGGGACGGGCGCGGCGGGCAGGGCGGGTCGGACGAGTTGTACGAGCGGCTCAAGGCGTACGAGGGGCGGGCGGCCGCCACTGCGGGCATCGGCAAGGACCTGGTCAACGAGCCGATGATCAGGCATTGGTGCGAGGCCGTGGGAGACACGAACCCGGCGTACGCGGGGCCTGGGGCGATTGCTCCGCCCACGATGCTGCAGGCGTGGACGATGGGCGGCCTGTCGGGGCACTCGGACCGTTCCGGGGCGTACGACGAGCTGTTCGCCCTCCTCGACGGCGCCGGGTACACCTCGGTGGTCGCGACCGACTGCGAGCAGGAGTATCTGCGTCCGCTGCGGCCGGGGGACCGGATCACCTTCGACGCGGTGATCGAGTCGGTGTCGAAGCGGAAGACGACCGGGCTGGGGACGGGCTACTTCGTCACGACGCGGATGGATGTCCGGGCAGCCGGGGAGCCGGCCGGGACGCACCGTTTCCGGATCCTCAAGTACACGCCCGCAGCGGTGAGGCGAGGGGCGAAGCCGGGAGGGCCGCCCGGGATGAAGGAAGGCGGCCGGAGTCTGCGGCCGAGGCCGGTGATCAATCGGGACAACGCCGGGTTCTGGCAGGGCGTCGCCGAACACAAATTACTCATCCAGCGGTGCGGGGAGTGCGAGACCCTCCGCTTTCCCTGGCTGCCCGGGTGCAACGAGTGCGGTTGCCAGGAGTGGGACACGGTCGAGGCGAGTGGCGAGGGCACCGTCTTCAGTTACGTAGTGATGCACCACCCGCCCTTCCCGGCCTTCGGCGCCTCCGACGACGCCGGGCCGTACGCGGTGGCGCTGATAGAGCTGGCGGAAGGCGTACGGATGGTCAGCAATGTGGTCGGTGTGCCGTACGACAAGGTGCGGACAGGGATGCCGGTCAGGCTGGAATTCCTGCGCACAGATCCGGAGTTGGAGCTTCCGGTCTTCCGGGGGAGCGAGGGTTGA
- a CDS encoding SigE family RNA polymerase sigma factor: MTTPVCTGAPRGAAAATGYAPHTSSVSHTQHAPRASSASRPQHVSATTQASHTALTPYGPRAPYVPYPSFSSFVRARGPVLLRTARSLTANPSDAEDLLQTALTKTYVAWERIEDHRALDGYVRRALLNTRTSQWRKRKVDEFACDELPEQEASPAPDPAEQQSLHDAMWRAVLKLPDRQRAMVVLRYYEDLSEAQTAEVLGVSIGTVKSAVSRALGKLREDPELIPVR, encoded by the coding sequence ATGACCACGCCAGTCTGCACGGGCGCCCCCAGGGGAGCCGCTGCCGCCACCGGATACGCGCCGCACACCTCGTCGGTGTCGCACACGCAGCACGCGCCACGCGCCTCATCGGCGTCACGCCCGCAGCACGTATCGGCCACCACGCAGGCCTCGCACACCGCGCTCACTCCGTACGGGCCGCGTGCTCCGTACGTTCCGTACCCGTCGTTCTCGTCGTTCGTGCGGGCGCGGGGGCCCGTGCTGCTGCGTACCGCTCGCTCGCTCACCGCGAACCCGAGTGATGCCGAGGATCTGCTGCAGACCGCGCTCACCAAGACGTACGTGGCGTGGGAGCGGATCGAGGATCACCGGGCGCTCGACGGCTACGTTCGCCGGGCGCTGCTGAACACCCGGACCTCGCAGTGGCGCAAGCGCAAAGTCGACGAGTTCGCCTGTGACGAGCTGCCCGAGCAGGAGGCCTCCCCGGCGCCCGATCCCGCCGAGCAGCAGTCCTTGCACGATGCGATGTGGCGGGCCGTGCTGAAGCTTCCGGACCGGCAGCGGGCGATGGTCGTCCTGCGTTACTACGAGGACCTCAGCGAGGCGCAGACGGCCGAGGTGCTCGGTGTGTCCATCGGCACCGTCAAGAGCGCGGTCTCACGAGCGCTCGGCAAGCTCCGCGAGGACCCGGAGCTGATCCCGGTGCGCTGA
- a CDS encoding long-chain fatty acid--CoA ligase has translation MLSTMQDVPLTVTRILTHGMTIHGKSQVTTWTGEPEPQRRSFAEVGRRATQLAHALRDELGVVGDQRVATLMWNNAEHIEAYLAIPSMGAVLHTLNLRLPAEQLIWIVKHADDKVVFVNGSLLPLLAPLLSHLTSIEHVVVVGPGDRSVLDGAVPQVHDYEELIAGRPTSYDWPELDERQAAAMCYTSGTTGDPKGVVYSHRSIYLHSMQVNMAESMGLSDKDTTLVVVPQFHVNAWGLPHATFMTGVNMLMPDRFLQPAPLADMIEREKPTHAAAVPTIWQGLLAEVTANPRDLTSMARVTIGGAACPPALMEAYDKLGVRLCHAWGMTETSPLGTMANPPAGLTEEQEWPYRITQGRFPAGVEARLVGPGGDQLPWDGESAGELEVRGPWIAGAYYGGADGEALRPEDKFSDDGWLKTGDVGVISEDGFLTLTDRAKDVIKSGGEWISSVELENALMAHPDVAEAAVVAVPDEKWGERPLATVVLKDGATADYVTLKGFLAEAGIAKWQLPERWTLIPSVPKTSVGKFDKKVIRKQYADGELEITQL, from the coding sequence GTGCTGAGCACCATGCAGGACGTACCGCTGACTGTCACCCGCATCCTGACGCACGGGATGACGATCCATGGGAAGTCTCAGGTCACGACCTGGACCGGCGAGCCCGAGCCGCAGCGGCGAAGCTTCGCCGAAGTGGGCCGTCGTGCCACACAGCTCGCCCACGCCCTGCGCGACGAGCTCGGTGTCGTCGGCGACCAGCGGGTGGCGACCCTCATGTGGAACAACGCGGAGCACATCGAGGCGTATCTCGCGATCCCCTCCATGGGCGCGGTGCTCCACACGCTCAACCTGCGGCTTCCCGCCGAGCAGTTGATCTGGATCGTCAAGCACGCGGATGACAAGGTCGTCTTCGTCAACGGCTCGCTGCTGCCGCTTCTTGCGCCGCTCCTCTCCCACCTGACGTCGATCGAGCATGTGGTGGTCGTGGGGCCCGGCGACCGTTCGGTGCTCGACGGAGCCGTACCGCAGGTGCACGACTACGAGGAGCTGATCGCCGGCCGCCCGACCAGCTACGACTGGCCCGAGCTGGACGAACGCCAGGCCGCCGCCATGTGCTACACCTCCGGCACCACCGGCGACCCCAAGGGCGTCGTCTACTCCCACCGTTCCATCTACCTGCACTCCATGCAGGTCAACATGGCAGAGTCGATGGGGCTGTCCGACAAGGACACCACGCTGGTGGTCGTCCCCCAGTTCCATGTCAACGCCTGGGGTCTTCCGCACGCGACGTTCATGACCGGCGTCAACATGCTCATGCCGGACCGCTTCCTGCAGCCCGCTCCGCTCGCCGACATGATCGAGCGTGAGAAGCCGACCCACGCCGCCGCCGTCCCCACCATCTGGCAGGGACTGCTTGCCGAGGTCACCGCCAACCCGCGCGATCTGACCTCGATGGCCCGCGTCACCATCGGCGGCGCGGCCTGCCCGCCCGCCCTGATGGAGGCGTACGACAAGCTGGGTGTCCGCCTCTGCCACGCCTGGGGCATGACGGAGACGTCGCCGCTCGGCACCATGGCCAACCCGCCCGCCGGTCTGACGGAGGAGCAGGAGTGGCCGTACCGGATCACCCAGGGCCGTTTCCCGGCCGGCGTCGAGGCGCGGCTGGTCGGCCCCGGCGGCGACCAGCTGCCCTGGGACGGCGAGTCGGCCGGTGAGCTGGAAGTGCGCGGACCCTGGATCGCAGGTGCGTACTACGGAGGTGCGGACGGCGAGGCACTGCGCCCCGAGGACAAGTTCAGCGACGACGGCTGGCTGAAGACCGGTGACGTCGGCGTCATCAGCGAGGACGGCTTCCTCACCCTCACCGACCGCGCCAAGGACGTCATCAAGTCCGGCGGGGAGTGGATTTCGAGCGTCGAGCTGGAAAATGCCCTGATGGCGCACCCGGATGTGGCCGAGGCCGCCGTCGTCGCCGTCCCGGACGAGAAGTGGGGTGAGCGTCCGCTCGCGACCGTGGTCCTCAAGGACGGCGCCACCGCCGACTACGTCACCTTGAAGGGGTTCCTCGCGGAGGCCGGCATAGCGAAGTGGCAGCTGCCGGAGCGCTGGACGCTCATTCCGTCGGTGCCGAAGACCAGCGTCGGCAAGTTCGACAAGAAGGTGATCCGCAAGCAGTACGCGGACGGCGAGCTGGAGATCACCCAGCTCTGA
- a CDS encoding MaoC family dehydratase has translation MKVGEELPPLEVAVTRTLIVAGAIASRDYQDVHHDAELAQQKGSPDIFMNILTTNGLVGRYVTDQFGPSAVLHKVAIRLGAPNYPGATMVLSGTVTALGDDGTAEVTVVGANGLGRHVTGKVTVSVPEGSA, from the coding sequence ATGAAGGTCGGCGAGGAGCTGCCACCGCTGGAGGTCGCGGTGACCCGCACCTTGATCGTTGCGGGCGCCATCGCCTCCCGCGACTACCAGGACGTGCACCATGACGCCGAGCTCGCACAGCAGAAGGGCTCCCCGGACATCTTCATGAACATCCTGACGACCAACGGCCTGGTCGGGCGGTACGTCACCGACCAATTCGGTCCCTCGGCGGTGCTCCACAAGGTCGCCATCAGGCTGGGCGCGCCCAACTATCCGGGGGCCACCATGGTGTTGAGCGGCACCGTCACGGCCCTCGGAGACGACGGGACGGCCGAGGTGACGGTCGTCGGAGCCAATGGTCTCGGCAGGCACGTCACCGGCAAGGTGACCGTCAGTGTTCCGGAGGGATCCGCATGA
- a CDS encoding nuclear transport factor 2 family protein — protein sequence MAEHPHAALVRKGYEAFNRGDMETLAEMLTGDATHHVPGSSPLSGDYKGRDEMLAYYRRLAEESDGTMTVTLLNVLVDGRGHAVSVHRVLAKRKGRTIDAMGGIVFRIIGDKATDLDECMEDIEVSDEFWS from the coding sequence ATGGCTGAACATCCGCATGCCGCGCTGGTCCGCAAGGGCTACGAAGCCTTCAACCGCGGTGACATGGAGACGCTGGCCGAGATGCTGACGGGCGACGCGACCCACCATGTCCCGGGCAGCAGTCCACTCTCCGGTGACTACAAGGGCCGGGACGAGATGCTCGCGTACTACCGGCGGCTGGCCGAGGAATCGGACGGCACGATGACGGTCACACTGCTGAATGTACTGGTCGACGGCCGGGGGCACGCAGTATCTGTGCATCGGGTCCTCGCGAAGCGCAAGGGGCGGACGATCGACGCCATGGGCGGCATCGTCTTCCGGATCATCGGCGACAAGGCCACCGACCTTGACGAGTGCATGGAAGACATTGAGGTCAGCGACGAGTTCTGGTCCTGA
- a CDS encoding lipid-transfer protein, with protein MSVRRADSLGGRAAIVGIGATEFSKDSGRSELKLAVEAVRAALDDAGLTPADVDGLVTFTMDTSPEITVAQAAGMGELSFFSRIHYGGGAACATVQQAALAVASGVADVVVCYRAFNERSGRRFGSGVQHREPTAEGTALGWNLPFGLLTPASWVAMAAQRYLHTYNLTPEAFGHVAVTDRRHAARNPAAYFYEKPITLADHAASRWIVEPLRLLDCCQETDGGQAVVVTSAERARDLPRPPAVIIAAAQGAGRAQEQMTSFYRDGLTGLPEMDVVARQLWRTSGLAPADIDVGILYDHFTPFVLMQLEEFGFCGVGEAADFVADDALPLNTHGGQLGEAYLHGMNGIAEAVRQIRGTSVNQIPGAARTLVTAGTGVPTSGLILGTDGA; from the coding sequence ATGAGCGTGCGCAGGGCCGATTCGCTCGGTGGGCGGGCCGCGATCGTAGGGATCGGGGCGACCGAGTTCTCCAAGGACTCCGGGCGCAGCGAACTGAAGCTGGCCGTCGAGGCGGTGCGGGCCGCCCTCGACGACGCAGGGCTGACCCCCGCCGATGTCGACGGCCTGGTCACCTTCACGATGGACACCAGCCCCGAGATCACTGTGGCCCAGGCGGCCGGCATGGGGGAGCTGTCGTTCTTCTCCCGCATCCACTACGGGGGCGGGGCGGCCTGCGCCACCGTGCAGCAGGCGGCGCTCGCCGTGGCGAGCGGGGTGGCCGACGTGGTGGTCTGCTACCGCGCGTTCAACGAGCGTTCGGGGCGCCGCTTCGGTTCCGGGGTGCAGCACCGGGAACCGACGGCTGAGGGAACTGCGCTCGGCTGGAATCTTCCCTTCGGGCTGCTCACCCCGGCCTCCTGGGTCGCCATGGCCGCCCAGCGCTACCTGCACACGTACAACCTGACGCCGGAAGCCTTCGGCCACGTCGCGGTCACCGACCGGCGCCATGCCGCGCGCAACCCGGCGGCGTACTTCTACGAGAAGCCGATCACGCTTGCCGATCACGCCGCGTCGCGCTGGATCGTCGAACCTCTACGGCTGCTCGACTGCTGTCAGGAGACCGACGGCGGACAGGCGGTCGTCGTCACCAGTGCGGAGCGGGCCCGCGACCTTCCCCGGCCGCCGGCAGTGATCATCGCCGCCGCTCAGGGTGCCGGACGGGCGCAGGAACAGATGACCAGTTTCTACCGTGACGGGCTGACCGGACTGCCGGAGATGGACGTCGTCGCCAGACAGCTCTGGCGTACCTCCGGACTCGCTCCCGCCGACATCGATGTGGGCATCCTCTACGACCACTTCACTCCGTTCGTTCTGATGCAGCTGGAGGAGTTCGGATTCTGCGGAGTGGGTGAGGCCGCCGACTTCGTGGCGGACGACGCGCTGCCACTGAACACACATGGAGGCCAGTTGGGGGAGGCATATCTGCACGGGATGAACGGCATTGCGGAGGCGGTCCGGCAGATCCGGGGCACGTCGGTGAATCAGATACCCGGGGCGGCCAGAACGCTGGTGACGGCAGGCACGGGGGTCCCCACCTCGGGACTGATACTGGGCACGGACGGCGCATGA
- a CDS encoding acyl-CoA dehydrogenase family protein, whose product MDFTPTEEQTAAQGLAAQIFGDLATHERLAAAGTGTDTELWKELCAAGLTAAVEEIGLLGLVLLLEEQGRTTAQVPFAVTCAYGLLAVAEHGTDEQRERLLPPLRDGTAVATGAFPARDGLRADGEGRLSGSVPYVPWLRDAALVLVADVDRELWIVRTADPGVAVTPVETTAPWSAARLALDRVSGERLGGPEGRTGTGTGTNSATGTAAYEAVLAASRTAFAGLQAGVCAGSLARAVAHTTTREQFGRPLSTNQGVLLRAADAHMDTEAIRVTAYEAAWRHDKGLPYAAQALTTAWWASEAGKRVVHAGQHLHGGTGADLDHPVHRHFLWGRQLDAYLGCGSELLQELGQLLVKEGSQ is encoded by the coding sequence ATGGACTTCACGCCCACGGAGGAGCAGACCGCGGCGCAGGGTCTCGCCGCGCAGATCTTCGGAGATCTGGCCACGCACGAGCGGCTGGCCGCTGCCGGGACGGGGACGGACACCGAGCTGTGGAAGGAGCTGTGCGCGGCCGGGTTGACGGCCGCCGTCGAGGAGATCGGGCTGCTGGGTCTGGTGCTGCTGCTGGAGGAGCAGGGGAGAACGACTGCGCAGGTGCCGTTCGCGGTGACCTGTGCGTACGGGCTGCTTGCCGTCGCCGAGCACGGTACGGACGAACAGCGGGAGCGACTGCTTCCGCCACTGCGGGACGGCACTGCTGTCGCCACCGGCGCCTTCCCGGCACGCGATGGTCTACGGGCCGACGGGGAAGGGCGGTTGAGCGGCAGTGTGCCCTATGTGCCGTGGCTTCGGGACGCTGCTCTGGTGCTCGTGGCGGACGTGGACCGGGAGCTGTGGATCGTACGGACCGCCGACCCGGGCGTGGCGGTGACACCTGTGGAGACCACGGCCCCATGGTCGGCGGCCCGGCTCGCCCTGGACCGGGTGTCCGGCGAGCGGCTCGGTGGTCCGGAAGGACGGACGGGCACGGGCACGGGGACGAACAGCGCAACCGGGACAGCGGCGTATGAAGCTGTGCTGGCCGCGAGCCGAACGGCGTTTGCGGGGTTGCAGGCCGGGGTGTGCGCCGGGTCGCTGGCCAGGGCGGTTGCCCACACCACCACCAGGGAGCAGTTCGGGCGCCCGCTCTCCACCAATCAGGGGGTGCTGCTGCGCGCCGCCGATGCCCATATGGACACCGAGGCGATACGGGTCACCGCATACGAGGCGGCGTGGCGCCACGACAAGGGGTTGCCCTACGCGGCCCAGGCGCTGACCACGGCCTGGTGGGCGTCGGAGGCGGGAAAGAGGGTCGTGCATGCCGGACAGCATCTGCACGGTGGGACGGGCGCCGACCTCGATCACCCCGTGCACCGGCACTTCCTCTGGGGCCGTCAGCTCGACGCCTATCTGGGGTGCGGCAGCGAACTGCTGCAGGAGCTGGGGCAGTTGCTGGTGAAAGAGGGGTCGCAATGA